CAGGAGTGTGTCAATTAATGAAGATGACTTCACAAGCCCAAAAGGGTATTTGTTTATGGAAAAATGCTCGATGTTGCCAGTGAAGCCATCTTCATTTGTGTTACGGCCTTTGAAGAAGACTATTAGTTTAAATTTAACCTCCTCCTTGGTGACTTCTACTGTAACCAATACaacttttggtatgtagatggtCACTAACCAGGGAGGCGGTTAATTTTTCTCAGGTTTGGTTCTTTTGTTATAGAAGATGACGTgcacattttgttttgctttttaaAGATATGTTGAAATAAAGTATATGTGGTACTGGTGGCTGATTGTGACACGTGTTGTTGTGGTCATTTTGTTGTAGTATAAGATTACTTTTCGAACCACAAAGATTATGTTAAGTTGAATTAGCAGGAGGAATAATTCAAATAAAATGAAGTAATACACAGTAATAGACCAGCAATACCTctcacacacataaacacacatttCTGCAAtgaatacttttaaaaaaaagcaagtGCTGCAAAACATCAATACTAGTATCTTAACTTCAATATACAAATCTTGCCTGacaaatgatgaaaatgttcGTTACACCAAATGTTTTGATTTACACttaatttatttgtttgtttggctaatttacacacacagccagggctgctcaactagcctgtggctattactaATACTTTAACCAATACAACTTTTGATACATAGATGGTCACTTACCAGGGAGGAGGTTAATTTTTCTCAGGTTTGGTTCTTTTGTTACAGAAGATGATGTGCACAAATGGCTAGCCCAGATGACCAAAACAGAATACAAATGGAATCTGACAAGGACAGGATACTtttcaataacaatattctaagttCATGAAAAAAGAACTtttgtataaacattatgtaagATAGTGTACATAGTATCTACAATGGAATCTACACCAATATTTATCAACAATATTGACAGCGAGAGGTCACTACTCATGCAAGGTCTTTGAACCCTAATTTTAATTTCTTCTACCCATTCTTTGTTTTGCAATGAAATCTCTTCTAACCCTTTTTGTAATTAAATGATGAAACTTCTTTTACAAAATCTACAGGAGGAATTTGTGTGGGTGCAGGTAATGAGTGGGTGGTGTGGGCAAACTTCCTTATATGGAACAATAACCGTCAAACTAACAGGTGACTCCAGACAGATTATATTTCTAAACATCAGTAAACATCAGAGTAAAATGTTTTTTGAGTGCTTGATGTTGCCGACATTCCCATATTTTCTATATCAACATATAATTAAACGATCTGCTAACGAAATGAAGCCGACCAAGGcttatacacaaacaaacaaactttgcaACTACTCAATAGTCTCACTGTCAGTCTCTGCAGTTACCAACCAgcatacacgtacacacatgtCTCACCATACCATAGTAACCGAACAAGTTTGCGCTCTTTGGTTCGGGTACGAAGGTGGAATGTTGTCCCAGGTAACCAACAATAGTGCACCAGACATGTCCGTACGTGTGAAGGTGCGCCATCTGACATGcgcacctgtacccacctgtcgtgacgtcacaagTCCGGAAGTGGTGGGCAGGTGAGGTAGGCGGGGGACGGCCCAACACGGTTCCTTTTCTGGGAAAgtattgcatcagaaggaaaaCGGCCAGCAAAAAAGGAACGGCGAATGACAGGACCCAACCCCTCGCACCTTGCCATACGTCATTGGCGCCAAGTAAAGCTGGTGTGAGCTTGGGGCTTCCCTGACACTGCTACGGGAACTCTTCAGAGGGAGGACACGTACCTGATTTGCCGCGGGATTGATTGAGGCTATATCAGTTAGATTTTGAGGTAGGTGTACAGAAATTCAGTTGGCAGAGGTATCGGTGGTTTAGATGTCATTGTCAAGAGAAGGTATATCTCTGATATCATGATCAATGTATTGGTTGAACGTTTATTTTTGTAAGATAACGTTAAAGGCGAAAGTGAAAATGAGCCAACCGCACGCGTGTGTCACATGTAGTAACCTTATACGCTATCATATAAAAGCTGATCATGACTATACATATTCgttgccttttttttcttttatatgatGCCTCATCGTATACAGGTTAGGTACGGTTTTAGCTCTTTTACGGGTAGGCGTGGTCACAGACTCGGTCGACAAGCTCGCATGTAACCGTATGATGCCGGTTCTCATGGAATGAATAACTAATGTGAGCCGTTGTGGCACTTTTATACTTCAATTTGAACGTTCGTACATGCGATAGACCAGAGCAAAAAGTACCAATAGTTGCATTGTCAAATACAGAACGTCTATTTATTTCTCGGAACCTCCATCAGTTCATGACAGGAAGTTACGATTTTTCAAATGGGAGCGTCTGTTTGTCCACACTGTACTTGAATATCGTTATACATTAATGTAATGTATACAAAGTATGGTTTTCTCATGGAGATTAATGCCCCGTATCCATTTACCACCAGGTTGTACAAGGTTGTAAGGCCATGGGTTTCAACCAAACATCCAGCAAGTGGGAAACTCAGCGGAAGAATATCACAGGGACCGAAGAAAAGAGTGATGGGGCCAGCAATACCAGTAACACCGGCACAGCACCGACAATAAGGCAAGAATTCATTCAGGTCAACACGGTACAGATTCGTGCCCTGGACATTTCGATGGGGCGGGCTGGATTGAAACCTTCTGTGGAAGTAGAAAAACATTGTGGTATCATTCTCAGGAACTTGGGAGACGATCTTTTTAACAGGTCACTGAGTGCCCTTAACCTTGAGGGACTTGCGCCACCTAGTGACAACGACAGAAAACACAGAGGAAGACCCCGGTCTGCACACCAACTATGAACGAGGAACTTGGCAACTCGACAGTCATCAAATGTTCTCATTGCTATAACCCTAGCAAATATATATCTATTACTGCCAGGAAGTGCAATATGACAAATACTTCACCGTATGCTCACTCAGATATATTTTTGAGTGTGGTATAGCGCACCTTATTGTCTGGTTCGCTAACTACTCAATTTGGTATTCGTATGATAAATGTAATCAAACATTAATGCTTTAAgcttaaaaaaaataagatctACTTAGCTGCTCTGCTCTGCGGCGTTGaaggaaatgttttaagaaGGCAAGTTCACATGCATGTGTTGTCTCAATAAAATTGTCAGTAAACAAACTTTCAATCTGGTGctgtaaatggaaaaaaaaccgTTTGACAACGTATATAAAGTTAATGTTACTGTCTTTATGTGTCTGAACATGGGAGTTTTTACCTTTGCTCAACTTGGTTAGCTTAGATATTGGTCATACTTAGGATGGATGCAAATATGTGCATAGATGGGATGGAGGGATGCACAGATGAATGGAACCGAAGCTGTCTAAGATCTCATTACCTGAACTCTCTTGAAATATACAAGACATttctaacgttatatccatACGAACATTTGCTATTGAAACTAGCGTTTGTGTAAAAGTGTTCTACGGAGACATGTTCTCTCCACGTAAGTTATACGTTAACACGAGGTAGAGAAACAAAACCTAAACGGAACAACATATGACAGCGCTGGTGCCATAAAGGTCGAGGACTTCTACCTAATAAACAGTTACATGTTACCTTACTCGAATTCTGTCTCATTTGTCTGTCAAGACGGTAAATCCggggtagtacatgtatatattaaacATTGACAATTCCCACAGCATTCACGCCGCTGATTTCTTATCATGCCTAAAGTAGTGGTCATCAGCTCACAACAACAACTCGTAAACCTTGGCGTTACCACTGGACACGTAACTTCGAACGTTGACTAGGCAACGGACGATAAAACAATAATGGTGTGGTCAGAACGCGTTCGAATGAATAGTTTCTAAGCAACGGACGATTCGGACATACACAGTGAATGTTCCGACTTCCACGACCTTGAACAAGGCCGCCAAGGAAGACTTTGTTTACCTGAAGTTGTTATTTGACAAAACGAGGAAGACGTAGGCCACTGAAAGATACGTTTCAAGATGAATTTACGGTCAGGAAAAAGTGTAGACAGTGTTCTGGACAGGGAGCAGACTAAGAGAAAAGCAAACAGACCTCGTCCAACACCTGCCGAGAGCCAATGTGAGGAACAACAGCTTTTGCTACAAGTCGTTGTGGCGGTGGCTCTCATTTTCATCGGACTGGTACTGTACGTTGAGGTTTGTGTTGTCATGATGTGGAGTAACTTTCATTGTTGtggatagggctgggtatcggtacagcgtaccggtacaaaaccggtttttcttattggaccggtccagaaaaaccggacctgaaaaaattaggtggaccggatgttggaccgattagaaaattaacatatttttttatcagtcattcacacgttttggcgcctgcaggtggaagaaaataactagagtgaagtagagtagagtttatagtagtttctaccaagttttacagccattcgtacaggtgcagttaacgttgtaggattttaaaacgccagtgtaggtctaatactccaccaaacagatttctttgtagtgaaatggaccattgatatgagtcatactgaatcaggtccaggttcaggtccggacctggacctgatcctctggacctgaaccggacctggacctgaattttctgtaccggtacccacccctagttgtgGATAAGATCATTTTGCAGCTATTGTGGCTTCATGTGTCGGGAAACGTGAGTATTCAGATTCTGTTTTTTGCCTAAAGCTCGGATTAAATGATAGGCTAGCCactcagtaccacggacagggTTTGTTATGGTCAACAGTTTTGACATGATGGTAAGCATCACAGAAGAAGTTTGTTCTCCGAAAATCATGAGTAGAGTGAGTCACATACATTCTATATTCCCATTCTGTTACAGTGGAACAACCTGTGGTTTGGTCGTACTACCGCCCAAAATTTGGCTTTGATGGCGCCAGTCCCATCGGACAAGGCGAAGACAGGTTACACCCTGCCGTCCAGCGGCAGTACTGCAGAGGACTATGCCCGAATCATGGAGGCGCTGATTGAGCACCATCCCCAGAGTGTCCGACCGTTTGTGGAGGCTATGGGAAAAGATCTACTCAAGGAGGTCGCCACTGAACTTATCCGGAAGGACGCCAGTCTTCTAGAGCTTCTGTCCGAGGCTATGAATCTTCCTCCTGACGCGGAGGGGCAGTGTTCCTTCAGAGTTACCGGATCAGTCCCTGGAGAGATAGAGGTCTGGTGTGTAGAGGGTCCAAGTATTGGAACTGTAAATCATCAGGAACTATAGACTAGAGATTATGGCGATTCCCTTTGTGGTCTCCTATTTTTTGCGATTGACAGACAGAGACCATAAAAGTTAAGTCCGtttgtgcaaggaggttaacggTTATATCGGTTTGTGTTAGGAGATAAGACTCCAGAAGAAGTCAATGCACAATATGTTACGCGGGTgacttgtattttgttgtactcAACTCGAGATAACAGAGAAAAAGAAGTTCATCACACAAAAATATGAGTCGGTGAAAACAATTATAtcgctttgttttcattgcagtaATTTAATCTCTGTAGTCACTCAGGTAATACGTACATTTCAATGTTATCGAGATATTAGAATGCTCCTCGTTTCTGAAGAACGATCGGAGGTGTATAATTAATTGTACACATTGACGCCAGTTCAACCTCGAGCCTCAAACGAGTTTCTAACTCAGTTCTTTTCATCGCCTTTGTCTGGTGACGTTGGAAAGTGTGGTGTCCATTGTTTTtcgctagatgtcgctgctaTGCATTGTAATGTTACTATCCTGATCGAGCAAAGGCACAAACACGGATCGACGCAAATTTGGTACAGATTAAATGAAGATTTTAGATGAATAAACAATtgtatgtactgtttttttattacaaTAAAACTTAACAGTCCTCTGGGTTGGGCTGCTCGATGTGGAATGCTCACAGAAAACTTGTATTACGATTTTTCTTGTAAAGACGGCACAAAGGAAGGTCCCCTCGTTAAATACCTCAGTGGACTCGTCCAGTTCCTGACCCGGAAGTACGTCACACCGTCCCGTACAGGGCAGGGAGGAGAAGGAGGACACTACAACCAGCCCGCACATGAAGTCCCAACAGCGACGGGCACGCACAGACGGACCGGCACGGTCCTATACATGCGGTAACAGAAGTTCACAGGCTCTCAGGCGGTGCTGAGTTGTAGGAGAGGTCCGGGAAAATGAGGTTGTCGTGCCGGAGGCTGGCCCTCGGGCTGAGCGCGGGCGCATTTCTGTGTTTGTGGCTGTTCCTGACGGGGTTTCAGCAGGACCTGGCGGCGGGGAGGATCGCAACTCAAGGGGACGGGTCTTCCGGCAACGAGCGATGGGCGTTAGGGAAACATCCTCGGAAGATCTCCAGTGTCGGCAGGTCCGTGGAAGACGACGACCGAGACAGTGACATCAGAAAGACGTCCAGGACTCAGTCGAAACACAGTAGACCCGGGAACAGAAGCCCTTCGTCAGGGCAGAACACAGTGTCCGTACCTGACCGCATGAGGAAGACCGAGCTCCATGACATTTTCATCGGTGTAAAAACAACAGAGAAGTACCACAGACACAGAATGGACCTTCTTATGGACACATGGGTGTCTCTTGCCAAGGATCAGGTATCTCAACTTTTAACTTTAGTCTTTTTCATGTCTTGCGTTAGAATATCTTGTGCGTTTAATAAGAGTGTTGATAATTTACTTTTTTGCCAAAAATGGTTTTACGAGCCGGCCCAACATAACAATATATGGTGCACTTTAAATTCTTTCTGGAAAGCTGTGATAACGTTATA
This genomic stretch from Branchiostoma floridae strain S238N-H82 chromosome 13, Bfl_VNyyK, whole genome shotgun sequence harbors:
- the LOC118428906 gene encoding uncharacterized protein LOC118428906; this encodes MNLRSGKSVDSVLDREQTKRKANRPRPTPAESQCEEQQLLLQVVVAVALIFIGLVLYVEWNNLWFGRTTAQNLALMAPVPSDKAKTGYTLPSSGSTAEDYARIMEALIEHHPQSVRPFVEAMGKDLLKEVATELIRKDASLLELLSEAMNLPPDAEGQCSFRVTGSVPGEIEVWCVEGPSIGTVNHQEL